AGACCGGCGCATCATCGTTGGAGGATGTACTCTTGCGCTGCTCTTCAGAGGATTCGCGGTGGGGAAGAACAGTGCTCGAAGAAGAATTGCGATCGAGGATAGGCTGTTGAGGCTCAGAGGTTAACGCCCCAGCTGTACCGGGTGAGGCTGAACTGTCGGCCGTGACAGTATCATACGTcgcagccgcagccgcaGTATCACGGCCCGCAAACCCGGCCTCAAGCTGTCTATCAGCGTTTCCCATTGGGGTAATCGAGTTGACGCTTGGCGTAACGGGGAAACCGCCTGGGATGTCTTCATCCCTAGGCGTAGGTCTCTGATCAGCCATTTTGACGTTGATAACCTCAGAGTAACGATCACGAATAGCACATTATCGGTTTACGGGCATTGGCCATAATAAACAGACATTTTTCACTTGTGGTTTATCTATGACGACATCAAAGAACAGTCTAGTCGGGCTTTCGGACATGCTGGAATTGCGACGCGGTCCGGGCGTTGAGTGGAGATTGGAGCGTCATCGATAAAAAGAGCAGATTACCCTGGAGTAATCACGAGAGTCAATTAGTGCCTCGGACAGATTAATCTTGAACGTGCGAGGAACCCACGCTACGAGTTGGGTTACGCATGACGTTGCAGCGGCATTTTTAATTGTCCGACCGGCGGCAAGTGTCGTTAGCTGGAGCTTGTGATAATGTGATTATCAGCTTGTCATACACTTTTAAACCTTGACTGATCGAAATATTTGTTAGATCGTATCAGTCTCGATCGGGTTGCAAACCCACCCAGGCGAGAACATGATTTGGGCTCATTAATAATGAATATTGGCAATTTTGTTTCATTTCTTTCGATCTGTGCGATTCATTGCATTCAATGTCTTTCCTGCGTGTAAGATTTTGTGAATGCTGTGTAACTGCCCCCGTGGCCAAAAAATTCGTCATTATCCCATATGCGGCGTTCTCACCCAAAGCCCCCCgtctcactcactcactcactcatacACTGTATCCCCCCAAATCTCCACCGCTAGTCCCATCACTTGTCACTAAATGCAGCATCGCACGATGGCACTGAAACATTCCGATTACTAGGAATCCACCAGATGAAAAACAACCCGAGCCCGACCAAGTGAGCTAGTCTAGACCGTTTTATTTGAAACATGATCAGATCAAAATCAGACCATGGTCTCCGATGATCATCGGGCATCAACGCTGCCATTTCGAGACGCCTGCAGTGTAATGTTCCAGTGTCTGTCTCAGCTCGACCTCTCATATCGCTGCGCCCCAAAGGCGGGCGCCAGTTAACCGCCGACAGAGACAGTCCACTATTCCATTTCTCGCGTTACGGATGAAAATGTTCCTAGCGGGAGATGTACCCGCGCGGTTTTTATCTGATCTCGTACCTGAGTTATTTCCATGAAGCTAAACCCAAGCTAAGTTTGAGGCTCtaaaacaccatcaccagagAGTCAAGATACTCAAGTTAAAAACGGAGACGTGTGACTTTTCAGCGTCGAAATTGATGCAAAAGTGCTGCGACATGTACCGCTCATACGATTcagatttcttctttttccccTCGGCCCAGACCCAGCCCAAATGCAAGCCTCGAATGCATAGGGAGGCCTTGTGTTGCACAAACCTCAAGGGAATTGGATGCCCAGCAGCCCTGTCGCGATCACTGGACCCGGTCCGAGACTCCTGATTCGCTACGGCGTAGATATGCTGCATTTTGTTTGTGTGGGCGAACGGCAATTCCGCGTGCATGCTACCGCTGGCCGCGGTCTATATGAAGGGCCAATCCCCCCCCAATGTTCACTGGCAATAAGGCATCGATTCACAAACAACGCATCTCAAGAACACTACacattttttatataaattatcaTCATCTACAGTAAAGAACCATGTGTCAGGCAGTCCCAGAGAACGGCAACACGAACACGCCCCAGaatcagagccagagccagagccagagccagagccagagctgcTGCACGCCATCTTCGGCCACGGGATCGACGCAGGGTCCTAATCCTGCCAATCTGCCTCAATACCACGTCGAGACGTTCCCCATCCCCGCTCCCCTCTCCGAATATGACTTGGATCATCGTCGGACTATCACCATTGAGTCCCAGCAGCGACTGTGGCCCCAGGACATCTGGGTTCACAGTCCGCATGGTCGACAGCTGTACCAGCCTGTGCTGATGTTTGAGACGAGAGTCCCGGAGGAAAAGCCCGAGACCAACGGAAGTGCTTCCAAGAGCGGTTAATTGAGATGTGATTTGGGATATTGGGTTGGAGGAGTCGTGATGGGAAAATGATTGAATGGGCTTGGGACGGTACGGAATACACGCGACGGAGTTGGGGTCTTTCATGACACGGCCAATCAACGGGTTTTGCTTTATTCTGCATTTCGACAAAAAACCACAAAACATCAAACAACAAGGGCTTTTCCACGTCTGTAACATCGAATTTGGGGTCAATCACTGTACTAGCAAAGCGAACACGATTGATGAGAAATAATACATCACATTACTTCCCCAATCGAAGCATCAACACTCAAACCTCCACTCCACGTCCTCCCATCCCCGCCTCATCTGTATCTCGGCCCCCAACCCAGCGCCATACCTCTCAGGCCTCACCGTGCCCCCCGCAAGCTGCGGTCCCAGCTTCTTGACATCGCCAAAGCCCATGCCTACAGCTTCAATCTCAAAACCTAGTAGTAATGCAGACGCGAAGCCGACTATCTCTGCGAAAGCGAGGTTTCGGCCTGGACAGAGATGGCGACCGCCGCCGAAGGGTATATAAGCTGCTTTTCGCTTGCGCTCGTCTTCTGCGCTGCCCTTGGACGCGGGGAGGAAACGCTCTGGATTGAAGACGTTGACGTCTGAGCCCCAGACACTGTCTTCGTAGTGTGCTACGCCAGCGGGGAGTTGTAGGTCTGTGTCCTTTTTAAGAATATATGTTGTTCCTTCAGGTGTCGTGATGCTTGTGTCTTGGAGGATGCGTCGCATGCTAAGAGTCTGGTTCGCAAGCCTCAACGTCTCGCGATAACAGCTCACCAGCAGCggcatcttctcctcaaaatCCACAATATTAAACGTCGCACTCCGCTTCCCATTATTCTCCTCTATAACAGCTGCATCCTCAGCTTCGGCTCGTATTCGCGTAAGAAGATCCGGTCGGTCGAGGATGTACAGCAAAAGCCAGTAAAACGTCGGCACGGCATTAAGCGTCGCCACATTCGGGAGAATAACCTCAAACTTGCCGATCTCGTAGCCTGTTAGACCGTTCTTGCGCAGCGCGCCGGCGCGGTTTCGTACGAGGGCTGAGACGCTAGGGTCGTGGATGTCGTGGTCTTGGGCGTACCATTTGCACGCGATGTTTTGCAGCGTGGAGCGCGCTTTGTAGGCTTTTGGCATTGTAATCGAGGGGAAGAGCGAGAGGAGGAAGTAGGGGACTGATTCTTCGAAAAGCCTGGTTCATTAGCGATGCGTAGACGCGGGATGACGGACATACCACATGTCTTCAATTAAAGAGGGATCGCGATTGAACGGATCAGTGTCGCCGTACAGAGAACGCGTTGTAGCGAGGCTCATAACATCACGACACCAGAGATACAAATTCTCCACGTGTAGTCGTCCATTTGCGACCGCCTCCTTTCCCGCATTGATCGCATCAGCACGTATCGTCGCGCAATTCAGCTTCGCAGCGATACTCCCCAGGAAATGCACATTCATCTGCTGCAAATGCCTAACCTGAAAGCTCGCATGTATCGCCTCTGTAAATTCATCGTAAACGCCCGGTACTTTAACCTTCGCAAACGTCTCCTGCTTCAGCGCAAAGGTCTTTTTCGCGTAGTCGAAGACGAAGGGCTCGAAGGACGCGGTCTTGTTGCGGAGGAGGATTTGGAGGAGGGCGGGATCGAAGGCGGCGTAGACTTTGCCGTTGAGCATTGGGAGGGTCGCGATTTGGGCGTGAGGGTTCTCATTGCTGCGATTGATGTGTCAGTGATTGGGGAGGAGATTgggaagagggagggagagacGGACTGGATGATTCTGGGGTAATCTGCTTGGTGACGAATTATCCCGATGATGTGCCCTACCCACGGAATCGACGGTTTCACGACGGGCGGTTCGCGTGGGTCGATGCGGGGAGTTAGTAGGCGGTTTAGCAGGGCGAACGCCACTATAGCCGCCAAAACGGTCGTGCTCAGAATTGTGACATTCGCAACACGATAGTCTACGAGACTTGTTAGTAGAGATTGAGAATCCATTGTCGCTGTGGATGCGAGAGGATGGAGGAATTTAGGCGGATTTATTTGATGAGCGGTGGGTTGTCAATGGTGCTGATTGTATTGGTTCCTGGCATTGCTAGTGCTGAGGCCGGAATTCCGTTCCAGGGGACACTCGACTTGGCCAGTCATCGTGTATTCATTTGCTTTTCAGGATTGTAAGCGCTTATTTCGCGCATTCGAGATTGTACTCACTGCAGAAGATGTaattacttagctataaaatTGTCAATTTCTCGAAGTCGTGAGGTATTATGGCCAACAATTGAAGTAACATGTCGTatttgttgatgctgcttcaGTGAAGATGCACTGAAGCTGTACCGAAGCTTCCCCACTGTTGACGAGACAAGCATTCAACTGCCGAGAGCACAAAACGGTCTCTCAACGGCCACGTCACAAACTCAATATCTATCTCTGGTACCAATGTAGCGAAACTCAAAGCTTCGCAACAGGCTTCTCCGCCTTGATCTGCGCCTTCAAAACCCTCCTCAATATCTTCCCACTCGGACTCTTAGGAACAACATCCAGCACCCTAACCCCGCCCTTCAACCATTTATGCCTCGCCTTGTGAGTCTCAACATGCTCACAAACAGCCCtcacaacatcctcctccttcaaacCATTCGTTTTCCTGCTCTTGACAATAAACGCTAACGGTACTTCGCCCGCGCGCTCGTCCACAATGCCAATTACTGCACAGTCGTCTACGTAGGGATGATCGAGGAGATGCGCCTCTAGTTCTGCGGGGGCAACTTGATGGCCCTAAAAAATCAGCATTGCTCTGCAATAAGAGGAAAATGGTGAAGGGGTACCTTGACTTTTATAAGTTCCTTGATGCgatcgacgatgaagaaatGATCATTCCCGCGTGGTGATTTCCGCACGAGGACTTCATCACCCGTCCTCAACCACCGCCCATCATCACGGTGCACAAACGTCTCAGCGTTAGCTTTCTCATTATGAAGATATCCTAGCACTACATTCGGCGCTTGAACGTATAATTCGCCTGGTGTTTCGTAGGTAGTGACTTCAGCGCCGTGCTGGTCGATGATCTTGACTTTTGCGCCGGGGAGTAAAGAGCCTGATGAGCCGAGAACGGGATCTGCTTCGCTGGTGTGAAATACCGATGGTGAAGCCTCCGTTAGACCTGGTCTGTTAGCTAGAGGTTTGAAGAGATATTGGTGGTAATGAGCGTACCGTAGCCTTGGCTGATTCTCCATTTTGGATACAACTCGAGTAATTTCTGGATCGTCTCGCCTCCCAGGGGCGCAGCGCCTGAGAATACAAGCCTCACCGAGTCGAGATTGTATTTCTTGCAGTTATCCTGGTTACTCAGAATCTGCACGATGATCGGCGGTACGACGCTGAGTTGCTCAATGCGGAATTTCTGAATAGCAGCTAGCAATTGATCGAGTTGAAAGCGTTGTAGAACGATGATCTCGTCGCCGCGATACTGCGCTATATGAGCGATCACCACGAGACCGTAGATGTGGCTGAATGGTAAAAGACCCAGAGCTACTTGCGTGTCGATGTTGTCCTGGGCGCGGGTTACAGACTCAAAGGTATGGATCATAAGGGTACATGCGATGACGTTGTAATGAGAGATCATAACGGCTTTCTAAGCTTGTTAgacagaacaagaagaatgtGAGATACGTACGGGAAGACCTGATGTACCACTTGAGTAACACAAATACGCGACTTGCCGTTTTCCCTGCCCTGGTACCCAAGGTGATAACTCCAATGGCGGTAGAGTCTTACCCTCTGCGATGAGGTCCTCAATAGTTTTGAAGGATTCTTCAGAGGGAGTCTCGGGCAAGGGGAGTAAGAAAACATGCTTTTTAGGAATGCCAACGGCAGAAGCAGCTTTGAAAGCAGtgctgagaagaggagcGGAAGTGAATAGTGCTTTTGCGCCAGATGATCGAAGTTGGTGTTCTAGTTCAGACGCTGAGTGCGATGAACTAGCGGGCGTGACGATACCGTCTACACGGTGGATAGCGTGCGTGACGGGAATGTAATCAATCTGCGAAGTCATTAGATCTACTCGCATATTGGGTAAAATGGGATTTACCGTATTGAGGGCGTAAATCGCCACGACTCTATCCCAAGCCGTTCCATCATTCGGATCAAACCCGACATTTTTCGCTAACCCCCTCGCAAGAAGGTCAACACGCCGCGCAACATCCTCCGCAGTCCACGAATCCCCCGTAACACCACACGTATACGGCCTCTTTGACTTATCAAATGCTCTTCGGCCTGCTTTTTCAGTATTGATAAAGTCTGCTACGCTGATTGAATCAGGTATTTCTACACCAGTTAGTACTTGCTTCTGGGGGACGGGGCACTAACAGTACCTGGGAGGTTAGGCACCCAAGAGGGAGGGTAGAACGCCATTTTTGTAGTGTTTAAAGGGAGATTTGATAATGAGGGGTATCGGGGATGGGATTGGGAGGTTGATTGATGTTTTTAAGCTATTGATGGACCGAGGTTTGCCTCTCCAAGTTCCGCGGATGAGATACCGAGCTGTTGAGATGGTATGGTGGGCGGACCAATGAGAGGGGAGGGGATTGAGGAGCGTGGGGAAATCTGGGGAAGACACGTGAGGGATCTTCGTGGGTGTACCCTGGAGGACTGGGTTTAACGGTTTTAGtgaataattagcttttgGGGGGGTTATGGAATGAAGAAATTGCTATGTCTGTGGAAATACATCTGTTCTCCTGCATATACATCGTTGCAATACGATAGATGCAGGTACAAGGTTGAGAGTTTTGAGAGTGTGATACTGTACGCGATAAACTCAAACTCAGTAACGTCGCATTGAATGAGGTTGGCATTGAGAGCTCAAGGTAAAGAGGCCAATTACTCATGTATCATGCTACACTATCTAGAATGGCGAAAGTAAAAACtcaactataaaaaatagaactGGACGTTATTCGGCCAAAAAGCAGTCATCGCATTCACGTCCCATTGACGACAGGCAAAAAACGTGGTTCCGCCCGGGATCGAACCGGGGACCTTCTCGGTGTTAACGAGATGCCATAACCAACTAGACCACGGAACCGAGCACTAGTTTTGATTGGTTGAAAGACGTCTGCGAATTAGACTCCAAGTCGCTGACACTCACAGCACGGATTGGCCAGAAGTGTTTTGAACGGTGAAGGTTGTTGAGTGAGTTTGCAACGTCGCTGTGTCCATCAACATAGGTAATGGGAGCTGCAAGACGTTTCTACCATCAAGATCAATTTTAATCATGACTTATTCGTTGACCAAGATGCCGACTGCCTGTAACGCCTATGATCTGTATTCGTGTACCCCACCAAACCCAATTTCATTTATTACCATTCCGGAATAGCATCATCAAACCGGCAACCTCGTCTTCGCCCTACTCAACGTCTCAGCACACCTCCTCGCAATATCACTCTTCTTCCCCAAAATCCACAGAATCCTAATACACTCCTCCCCCCTCCCCAACctctcctccaactcctcccCCGCCCTATCAACCTGCAGCAGCTCATTGACCTCGGCCATCCAAAAATTCGCCGCCTTGCTAAAAGCGCGTATCAGAATGACCGTCCACGGCTCCGTGAGTATCATGCACTGGTTTATCGCGTGGTGAAACTCTGACAGCGTGGGCACGATGAAGGTCCTGTTGTCCGGGGCGGTCACGCGCGCTAGGTCGGATAGCTCTCGGGCGCTGCGCTCGCGGATCCGCATCACCCATTTGCAGTTGGAGCGGGATTGGCTCGGCGCGGGGAGGCCGAGGGCGTGCTCGTCTATGTGGTGGATTAggtcggcgaggaggaggacgcCGAGATTCCAGTGGgcgcagatgcagatgaacCAGCTTTGGATGCGGCCAGGTATGCAGTTGTAGTTTTGAAGAAGTTCTCTAAAGAACGTGCCACTGGAAAAGTCAGTATCAGGATATTAGCCAGAGGCAGTGAGACTTACTATGTCGTGTTCCAGTAGCGATAAACCCTTGCAGACCGTTCAATaaactcctcaaccttctccccAGACTCTCCCTGTCTCAGTAAATTCTGCAAATAGGCTACATGTCGAAACATCAACACCTTGACCGGCGCAGATCTCGTAAccgcctcagcagcctcttcaTATGAACAAGGCCAATGCACATTCTGCCTCGGCTTCTCAAGACTATCCTGAATAAACAACGGAACATTCCAATCTGTGTCACCACGCGCATCATCATGCTGACTATTCGCGTCCACAACAACAAGCGGCCTTTCACTCATCGTCGAACTAACCGTATCAAACATCACCGTCAACCAGTACAGCAAACTCACAGTACCCGCATCTTCACTGCTCATCGACGCCACGAGATTAGCGCGCTTGCGGCCTTTGGTGAGACCCTTTTTCTCAGCGTCGAAGCGGTATTTTAGCGTGTGCATCTTTCGTGCCGCGCGCTCCATGAAAATTGGCGGACCGTCGTTTTCGATTATGCTGGCGATTTCGTCGGCCACGGATTGCATGTCGTATACGTCCTCGAAACAACCCGATGTATCGACGTCGCTGTGCTCTGTGTTTTCAGGATCAAGAGGCTTCTGGGTGAGGCCAAAGATCATTTCTGCGCAGACGACGCGGTAGGATTCTACATCTGCGACGTCGTCTAACGCGCGACGTGCTTGATCCCAGATGTTGCGTTGAAGGTGGCGATCGAATTCTTCTTTAAAGTCGTCCATGTACTCGTTTAGTGGGTTCTCTTCTGCGATGTCGTCTAGTGAGGGATATCGTTCTCTGTGCCGTCGTGAACCTTGAGCCCATTGTGTTGCGAAGGCCATGATGCAGAGATGAAGAGCCTTGGCGGTCGCTGAGTCTTGTTGGCGGGTCATGTGAATCAGTTGTGTTGATTGAGCCACGCGATCGAGATTCATAGTCCGTCGCAGAACGCGATTCGTCCATGAAGATCCCCATTCAGCAAGATTCCCTGGTTTAGAGACAGTCTTCTGCTGCCGCCCAAACGGACACGTCACTTCATTCAACCAACACGATAAATTATGCTCCAAGACATCGTGATAAATCTGCAGCAAATTCGTCGAGATCATGAGGTTATTAGACTTTGTCATCATCGACTGATCCATAGTGAAGGACGATAAAGAACTACTCTGCGTATCGCTCCATGTAGTCGACACACGACGCCGTTTCGTTCTCCGCCAGTCCTTCTCATTGTTCGGACTGACTGCGATGAGAGACTGTGCAGGTTCCGTGGGACTCACGGTGGGGAACTGCGACATTGACGCAGCGTCGAATTGAAGTTCAGGCGGGACAGTCGAGTCTTTGAAGAATTCCCATGGTTCACTCAACGGTTCCTCAGGTGCAGTCAGATCCTTGAACTGAATCCCGTAGAAATTAGAGTCAACAGGCTCTGTCTGTTCAGGCACAAAGTCAAATGGTAGCGCATCGAGGGATGATGAATTGTCGAGAAATGAGGGGACGTTTAGACTGGTGTCGATCTCTGAAAAGACGGGCACTGGAGGGAGAGACTGCGAGACAAAAGACTGCGCGGCTGATTGCGCATCAAAAGGGTTATCATCTGGGACAATAGAATTCGGTGTATCGCGTGTATTCTCTGTAGATGTCGATTCTCGTCGTGTAGAAGTTGAATCCCGCCTCGAGGGGACAATGCATTCAATACCTGGTTCGCCCCGCGCAGCCGCAGCGAGAGCATAAGAGATCTGAATCTGCGTCCACGCCCAGTTCATGGTACATTTCTTGTGAGTCTTTGTACAGTACGAACACGGCGAAGATTGAGCTAAAGGTGCTACACAATTGTCAGCACTCCCGTACCCTCAACAGTACTGAAGcggggggaggggggatcTCACGCTTCTCGCCCACAATCATCTTGCCATCGCGGAGAGGGTCCATATTTCTCGGAATCTCCAACGGGGGAGCGTCGCAGCCCCTCTTTGACTTTCTACACTGATCGCAGGCATATTGCGTTCTCTTCATGATGTCGATATAGGGGTCTTGAGGGTGAGAGATGGTAGCGTGAAAAATTGCATCAGCGACAAAAGTGGGCGGAACTTGGGTTAAAGCTCtcccccctcccctcccTTGCAGATATAAGCccccccaagcccaaggcccCCCTCCGGAACCCCGGATTCCCACCTGATCCGAGCGTTTGTTTCCCCGCGTTCTTTGCTCTTTTGGTTTAGTGCATCCAACCAAAATTTGTCCTGGGAGAGGGGAGGGGACCCCTGGGAAATGCTGGCTTGCGACTAGCGAACAGACAACAGCCTCATTTCTAATGATTTTACGGTTTAGATCGAGATGATCAGAGTTTCTAGACTCTTCCAAAATCGAGGTCAATGTGTAACTTTACGCGAAAGCACTGAGAGGCTGTGGAGGTTCGGGATTCAACGGGCTACGCCGCAATGTCTTAGCTGACTCTTCGATTCTGACTCTCAACTAGCCAAACTTAGATCTcaaatctcatctcatctacaGAACAG
The window above is part of the Fusarium musae strain F31 chromosome 6, whole genome shotgun sequence genome. Proteins encoded here:
- a CDS encoding hypothetical protein (EggNog:ENOG41), producing the protein MCQAVPENGNTNTPQNQSQSQSQSQSQSCCTPSSATGSTQGPNPANLPQYHVETFPIPAPLSEYDLDHRRTITIESQQRLWPQDIWVHSPHGRQLYQPVLMFETRVPEEKPETNGSASKSG
- a CDS encoding hypothetical protein (EggNog:ENOG41), whose amino-acid sequence is MLNGKVYAAFDPALLQILLRNKTASFEPFVFDYAKKTFALKQETFAKVKVPGVYDEFTEAIHASFQVRHLQQMNVHFLGSIAAKLNCATIRADAINAGKEAVANGRLHVENLYLWCRDVMSLATTRSLYGDTDPFNRDPSLIEDMWLFEESVPYFLLSLFPSITMPKAYKARSTLQNIACKWYAQDHDIHDPSVSALVRNRAGALRKNGLTGYEIGKFEVILPNVATLNAVPTFYWLLLYILDRPDLLTRIRAEAEDAAVIEENNGKRSATFNIVDFEEKMPLLVSCYRETLRLANQTLSMRRILQDTSITTPEGTTYILKKDTDLQLPAGVAHYEDSVWGSDVNVFNPERFLPASKGSAEDERKRKAAYIPFGGGRHLCPGRNLAFAEIVGFASALLLGFEIEAVGMGFGDVKKLGPQLAGGTVRPERYGAGLGAEIQMRRGWEDVEWRFEC